From Streptomyces sp. NBC_01460, a single genomic window includes:
- a CDS encoding DUF7455 domain-containing protein: protein MTTVLTPASPLTAADRCDRCGAQAYLRVVLISGGELLFCAHHGRKFEPELKKIAAEIQDETDRLTAVQASAADEEQH, encoded by the coding sequence GTGACTACTGTTCTGACCCCCGCGAGCCCGCTGACCGCAGCAGACCGCTGTGACCGTTGCGGCGCCCAGGCTTATCTGCGCGTCGTCCTGATCAGCGGCGGTGAACTGCTCTTCTGCGCCCACCACGGGCGCAAGTTCGAGCCGGAACTCAAGAAGATCGCCGCGGAAATACAGGATGAGACAGATCGGCTCACTGCCGTGCAGGCCAGTGCCGCCGACGAGGAACAACACTGA
- a CDS encoding S1 family peptidase: MPRVLVRVLPAALTLALATAVIPLGPPAPAEADSIIVGGRPVAVADSPWAVALSSRDRFGGTRAGQFCGGVAIAPTKVLTAAHCLREDVLGAAVTDVRDLRVIAGRDELSGPGGQEISVRSTWVNPGYDPHTNSGDLAVLTLDRALPEGDVVPMAGAGSAAYEPGTAATVYGWGDTTGYGAYASTLRAATVRVLPDSECVRAYPGGTQGSYDASSMLCAGETAGGRDACQGDSGGPLVARGSLVGLVSWGSGCGSPGSPGVYTRVSAAIGWMADRS; this comes from the coding sequence ATGCCCCGCGTCCTCGTCCGTGTCCTTCCCGCCGCGCTCACCCTGGCGCTTGCCACGGCAGTGATACCCCTCGGTCCCCCGGCTCCCGCCGAAGCGGACAGCATCATCGTCGGCGGGCGGCCGGTGGCCGTCGCGGACAGTCCGTGGGCCGTGGCCCTGTCGAGCCGTGACCGGTTCGGAGGAACCCGCGCGGGACAGTTCTGCGGGGGAGTGGCGATCGCGCCCACCAAGGTGCTGACGGCGGCGCACTGCCTGCGGGAGGACGTCCTGGGGGCCGCCGTCACGGACGTCCGGGACCTGCGGGTCATCGCCGGACGGGACGAGCTGAGCGGACCGGGGGGCCAGGAGATCTCCGTACGGTCGACGTGGGTCAACCCCGGCTACGACCCGCACACCAACTCCGGCGACCTCGCGGTCCTCACCCTGGACCGGGCGCTGCCGGAGGGGGATGTCGTCCCGATGGCCGGGGCCGGGAGCGCGGCGTACGAGCCGGGCACTGCGGCGACGGTGTACGGCTGGGGTGACACGACCGGATACGGCGCCTACGCCTCCACCCTGCGCGCTGCCACCGTGCGGGTGCTGCCGGACAGCGAGTGCGTCCGGGCGTACCCCGGCGGCACACAGGGCTCGTACGACGCCTCATCGATGCTCTGCGCCGGTGAGACGGCTGGCGGGCGGGATGCGTGCCAGGGGGACAGCGGAGGGCCGCTGGTGGCCCGTGGGAGCCTCGTCGGGCTCGTCTCCTGGGGCAGCGGCTGCGGGAGCCCCGGCAGCCCCGGCGTCTACACCCGCGTGTCCGCGGCGATCGGGTGGATGGCCGATCGGAGCTGA